DNA sequence from the Bacillus pumilus genome:
CCCAGCTGCTTTTTGATCTTCACCTTTTCTTCTGGATCAGGCTGAAAGAAAAGGGATAAATCAATCCCATTCGGCAGCACCTCAACCTGTCTATTCTTCATTTTTTTCTGCCCAAATAAAAAGGAGCCGGCATCCTCACCGCATGCAACAAGCTTTGTAGAAAATGCAAAAATCAGCCGGCGAAACCCTTTGAGCATCAAATGGTCTACCCAATTTGGCGACTGTTTCCAAGCTGTATTATGCGAATGACAAATCCGCACCTTTACACCCGCCAGTTTCGCAGCAAGAGCAGAGAAGCCTGTTTGAAAATCTGTATGTGCATGCACTGCTTGATACGGTCCTGTTCGTTTGATCGTCTTTGTCAATGTTCTGACAAATACCAAAGGAGAGGACGCTCCAATACTCGGGACGTAAAAGATACGTCCTCCGAGCCTCTGAATTTCCTCATCATAATCACAGACATCCTTCCGGTGGGTAATAAAGTCAAATTGGAGGACATTTCTATCGAGTGCACGATAGATGTTCATGATCATCGTTTCAGCTCCGCCGCGGTTCATCCCGCCCACAATATGAAGTACACGCTTTGGCTCACTCATCCCGAATCGTCCTCCTTTTCAACAAAGACGCCTCCAGCTTCCGCTGGTGATAAAATTTCATGATCTTCGGTGATAAACAGGCGCGGATCACCGGCTTTAGCGCAAACAAATAATGAACCGGCGGCAATTTTAATAACCAGCATGCTTTTAAAACGAGCCAAGCATTATCTATCGAATATTGAAACCTACGACGCTGAAAAGCCGCTTCATCCTCTCTCACAAGGTATAACGGCTCTTGTAAATTAAAGCCTTTTCTCCCCGTAGCAAAAAAACGGATCCACAGATCAATATCTTCCATCCGCCTCGTTGTTTTCACAGAGCGATATCCATTTAAAGCCTTGTACGCAGCAGCCCTCATCATAATGGTTCCATGACAAAAAGGCGTCCCTCTTGCCAGCACTTTTCGATCAGGCTCTGAAATCAGTGCACGTACCCCTTTTGTACCCGATTCATCAAACACCGTCATCGCCGTCCCGACCACATCATATTCAGGATGTGATTCAAGGAAATGCACCTGTTTTTCTAAACGATCAAGTACTGATATATCGTCGCCATCCTGCCTTGCAATCAAGTCTCCCCTCGCTTCAGCTAGACAGCGATTCAGACTGGCAGCGAGCCTTTGATTATGCTCATTGCGGATAAGGCGAATTCTTTCAGGTTCTCGTTTTGTATAGGACAGCACTTTTTCATAGGTGCCGTCTGTTGATGCGTCATCACATATGATGAACTCCCAATTATCATATGTTTGATGAAGAATGGATTCAATACTTTCTTCTACTGTGTCTTGGCAATTGTAGACGCCCATGATGATAGACACCTTTGGCTTATGCATGCTCACATCACCTTCTCTGCTTGATCCATATAAGTTGTATAAATTTCTTCCATAGCACTCACCGTCTGCTCCTGTGCAAATGCATGGGCTAAGGAGCGCCCCGCTTTTCCCATGAGGGGCAGCTGATCTCTTCTGTGATAAAGCTGGTGCAAATATTCAGCCAAATCATTCACATCATGCGGTTTGACTAAAAAACCATTCACACCATGTCTGATCAACTCACAGTGTCCTCTATTCTCTGTTGCAATGACCGGCTTTTCCGCAGACATCGCTTCAAGCAGATTCATGCCGAGCCCTTCTCTCAAACTAGTCGACACACATACATCACTCAAATGCATCCATTCCTCAATTTGTTTGCAAAAACCAGCAAAGTGGACATGCTTTTCAAGATGGAGCTCGTGAACCAGCTTTTCATACATCGGCCTCATTGCCCCTTCACCGGCAAACACGATCTTCACATTTGGTATTTTCCTATATAGCTGGGCACATGCTTTGATGAGCATCCCTTGGTTTTTATTCGCATTTAATTCGCCAGCGCACAGCACAATAAAATCTTCTGAAGAAAAGCCATGGACTGCACGAAGACGCTGCTTCTCTTTTGCAGTAACTGGTGCAAATCGTTTCATATCCACACCCATACCAGGAACATAGTAGACAGATGCCCGCTCTTTTGATAGACGATCTGCTCTTTTAAAATCCTCTCCATTAATGGTGATCAGAGCGTCTGTATGGCGGGCGAGCCATCGCTCAATCGGATAATAGAGCAGCCAGTTTTGAAGCGGTGCTCCTTGCCAAAAGTGAAAACCATGTGCTGTGTAAAGAACCTTCGTCCCTTTTTTGCGCGTGCTTTTGGCTGCTAGTCTGCCAATCACACTTCCCATTGGTGTGTGGCAATGGATAAAGTCGTAGTGCTCTTTCGCTAACAGCTTCTTCAGCTCCACATACGCAAACCGGTTGTGCACATGAAAAGGAGATCGCTGAATCGGAATCGAGTGCGCTTGATCCACATAGGGAAGCTCCAGCTGACCATTTGCCGCTGTATGCACTTCCCATCCTTGTTCCTGAAACCACCGGAAATACGGAAGGTGAAATGCCTTAAAATGATAGTCAACCGTTGCGCAAAACAAGACTTTTTTCTTCATCAGCAAGCGCTTCCCCCTCTCTTTTCATCTGTTCAGACAACAAATCATCCGATTCGATGGCAGCAAACAATGCTTCTCTCATTTGCTCTTCACTCATCATGTCAAATTCATGGATAAAGCGGTTCAGCACATATGGGTCTCCATCCAGCGCATGGCCGATATGAATTTTCGGGAAAATTTGTTCCTGTGCTTTTTCATGCTGGTTGAGTAGTTCCTCATACATTTTCTCCCCAGGGCGAATGCCTGTGAACGTAATCGGAATCTGGTCTGTGGTGTAGCCTGAGAGGTGAATGAGGTTTTCTGCGAGGTCAACAATTTTCACTGGCTCCCCCATATCTAATACGAAAATCTGTCTTCCTTCTGCCAAGGCACCCGCCTGAATGACAAGTCTCGATGCCTCTGGAATGGTCATAAAATATCTTGTCATGGCTGGGTGTGTGACCGTGACCGGCCCGCCTTGTTCAATCTGTTTCTTAAAAATTGGAATGACGCTTCCCCTGCTTCCGAGTACATTTCCAAACCGAACCGCGACAAATTTTGTGTCACTGCTTGCCCCCATTTGCATGATCAGCATTTCAGCAAATCGCTTTGTGGCGCCCATCACATTGGCAGGATTGACCGCTTTATCAGAGGAAATGAGGACGAATGTTTCAATGCCATGCTCATGTGCAGCTTCTGCGACATTTTTTGTCCCGATAATATTGTTTTTTACTGCTTCTTTTGGACTGATCTCCATGAGCGGGACGTGCTTATGTGCCGCAGCATGATAAATCATATCCGGCTGAAATTGACCAACGATTTCACTCATTTTCTGTTTATCTTGGATATCCGCAATTTGCGGATAGAGACTGATGGTGTCCCCATACATTTCTTTCAGCTCTAGTAAAATAGAATGAATGCTAAATTCTCCATGTCCCACAAGCACAATCGCTTGAGGAGCAAACACACAAATTTGACGACAGATTTCTGACCCAATCGATCCGCCTGCCCCTGTGACCATGATGGTTTTCCCCTTTAAATGGACAGATAGACGGCTCGAATCTAATTGAATCGGTTCTCTACCTAATAAATCCTCTGGCTGTACATCTCGTAATTGATTCAGCGCATGGGTTCCTTTTAAAATCTGCTCCATCTCCGGCATGATCTGCGTTTTAACCCCAGTCGCTACGCATTCCTTATACAGCCCTTTTAACGTATGGCTGCTTTTGGACGGAATGGCGATGATGATCTTTTGAATATCCATCATCACAACAGCTGTTTGAATCTGTTCTTTTCCCCCTAGAACAGGCAGTCCCATGATTTCAAGCCTATGCTTCGTCTTGTCATCATCTATGAAGGCGACTGGCTCAATATGTACATCACTCGATTGCTGAAGCTGACGAACGATGATCGTCCCAGCTGATCCGGCGCCAATGATTAAGGCCCGCTCCTTTTCTACCTGCAGCCGCTTTGCCCCATCATGTAATAGCCGGGACGCCATTCGAGATGCACCGATGAATAATACGTGAAAAAGCCACACGATGAATAAAAAACGGAAGGGCCATGTCTGCACGAAAAGGTACAGCATTGCCATTGAAAATAAAAAAGAACATACAAAGGTCTTCATTAAAGAAAATAGCTCTCTTACCCCTGTATAAGCCCATACTTGCTTGTACACGTGAAAAATATACGAAAACAAATGGTGCCCAATGAGTAGACTGAGCGAAGAAATGACGAGCATTTCAAATGTATAAACAGTTAACGCCGCTTCTTGGACAAATTGAAAACCAAAAAAGACAGCCACTAAGATGAGATATGAATCTAGTGCCACGATGATTGATAATCTTTGGGCGTAAGTCAACGCTCCTCCCCCTTTTTAAAACATCACTATTCTTACGTAAAATGGGCATCAAACCCGTCCTCACATCCCACTATTGATGACGAGCATCTAAGGCATTGGTCATGCCCACAGCAGGATCGAGTGCCTCCATTGTTAAAGATTAGGAGACATCACCTATCAATCTTGTTAATACATATACAGCCTTCCCTTTTTCTCTTTCTTGCCATTTAGCATAGCCCCAAGCAGTTTACCTGTTGTCCCGTCTAACACTTCTTTTGATTTCTTGACCGCAGCTATCTTGGTTTTGCCGCTTAAGACAACAAGAATGCTTCCATCTGTCCGGTTCGCCAGGATCTTTGCATCGGCTACTGGCAGAAGCGGCGCAGAATCAACAATCACCATGTCATATTGCTGTTCAATTTCATAAAACAGCTGCTTCATGACAGATGAGGAGAGCAGCTCAGCTGGATTCGGCGGAATGGTTCCGCTCGGAAGCAGCTCTAAATGTTCAATAGGTGTGGGTAAAATAGCTTCCTCCAAGCTGCAATTATTTAATAGCACATTGGTCAAGCCCGTGTGATGACTCAGGTCAAAATATTCATGAACAGCCGGCTTTCTCAAATCAGCATCCATTAGCAGCACCCGCTTTTTCTGCTGTGCAAAAACAGCTGCTAGATTTGCAGCCGTAAATGATTTCCCTTCCTTCGGCAAGGAGGATGTCACCAATATGGATTTCAGCCTTGTTTGGATTGATGTGAATTCGATGTTCGTTCGGATCGTACGAAATTGTTCTGCTATGACAGAGTGAGGATCTAATACAGAAATACAGGATAAATCTCTCTTTTCTCTTTTCTTTCTCTTAAAGATCAATGTTCTGTCCTCCCGTTATGACGGACTGCTTGTCTTTTTTTGCCCTCCTGTCTGCCTGCATCTGATAGACGCTGCCGAGCGACGGCAATCCGATCTCTTCTCTTATTTGATGCGTTCGTTTTACAGTATCATCGAGTAGGTTCATTAAGAAAATGAGTGTTACCCCCCCTAATAAAGAGGCGCCTAGTGCCAGTACGATATGAACGAATTTTCTTGAATTCATGAGAATCGTATTGGACAGCTTGGCTTCAGACAAAACATTAATGCGATCCATATTCATGGTTTTTTTGATTTCTTCTTGCAGCACCTCTGTTGCAGTATTCGCGATGGCAACTGCCTTTGCGCGATCCTCATCTTGCACAGAAATATTGATGACCTCAGACTCATTTTCTGTACTTGTGGCAATTTTGTGTTTTAATCCTTCAGCTGATTCTGTGAGATTGAGTGTTTCTTTTACTTTTTCAATAACGATCGGACTTTTTAATAAAACTTGAAAGGTACGTGTATATTGAAGGTTCATCTGAATATCGTTTAAGTTCGCTTGTGCGTCATTGCTGCGTTTATGAACAAGAATTTGAGTGGTTGCCTGATATACAGGAGTCGAGACATAGAACTGATAGTAGGCTGAAATGCCCGTTACGATCAGGACAATCAGGATCAGAAGGGCCATTTTCTCTTTAATGACAGAAAACAGCTGCTTAAAACCTATATTCTCATTCATAGATACCTCCCGATTTCATCATAAAAAGGTTATATATGGTTTCTTTTTGTTAATGATTGGATTATAAAAGATAATACCCGCAAAGAAAAATGTCATAATAGGTCTTATAGTTCTTTTTAAAGAACGAAATCGTTCGTTTTCTTTTGTTTACTTCCTGATTCTTACGTTTTTGAATTTTATAAAGAACAATTTATTTCTTATAATGAACAAAAAGGTCGCAGTACGATTCGCCAGGGAGAAGGGAGATCATTAATCGAATGATAGGAAAGGTGATACGCATTTACCGAAAGAGGAAAGGATACTCCATTCAGCAGCTGGCTGAAGATGCCCATGTTTCTAAATCGTATTTGAGTAAAATTGAGCGTGGTGTCCACAAAAATCCATCTGTCCAGTTTTTAAAAAAGGTATCCTCTTCGCTAGAGATTGATTTACAAGAGCTATTTGATGCAGAGACGTTGATGTTTCATGACTCTGAGAGTGGTGAACACGAATGGCGGGAGCATATCGTCAATGCCGTCCAATCCGGCATGCCAAAAGAAGAACTCTATCAGCTGCTCCAAACGTACCAAAAGGAGCAGGAAGAAAAGACGTTACATGTCACTCATAGAAAGTTGACGGATTCGAATATAACAGAGTGGAAGCGTCTGATGAGTGAGGCGAAAGCTATCGGCTTAAGCATTGAGGAAGTAAAAGCATTCCTCGCCAACATGGGAGAACGACGGGCGTAAGCCTTTCAGGAAGAGTCAAATTGCGGGGAGAGGCGTTTGACGCTTCGCTGAAAAAGAGCCTTTTATCATGAAAAGGCTCTTTTTCCTCTTATTCTGCTTTTTTTGTTCGTGCTTTTTTCGTTATATCATTGTTTTTCCAATAGGCCCAGAGAGATGTAATTCCAAGAAAGACTAACGTGATGAATTGCTGAATACCTTCTTCATCAATAGGAATTGGGCTTTTTCCCGCAGCGGTTAGCGCACTGTTGACAAGTGCGAGCAAAAGCAGCACAAGCCTTGCGATTGTACCTGCACTAATTTTTTGAACTTCCAACTGTAACCCCTCCCTTTCTTCCCCTTCACGGGCGGTAAGGCTCGTTCTCTCTCATATGTATGCAAAAACCGAAAGAATAGAAGACCGGATCAAAAAAAGAGACATCATGCCTATATAAGGAATGATGCCTGATTTCATCTTATTTTGATGTAGAAAACATCTCTTTCGCTTCATCCAATGCCATTTTATTGCCTAGTGCTGAGTAATCGAGCCATGGCTGATCGGCAATCGGATAGACTTGATTGTTCTTCACAGCTTTTAGACCCTTCCAAATCGGCGTCTTTTCTAATTGCTTGAATGCCTGCTGCGCTTTATCGTCACGGTTCACGACGACAAAGATAGCATCTGCATCATAGTCAGGAAGAACCTCTTGAGAAATCACTTCAAATGGCCGTTTGCTGTCCAGTTTCTTCACCCCATCGACAGGTGTGAGGCCTAAATCCTCGTACAAAATTGGACCCATTGGGCGCTTCATGCTAAATACTCGAAGCTCCTTTGCCGTCACACGGATCGCCATCACTTTTCCGTTTCCAATCTTTTGTTTGATGAGCGATTTGACTTCTTTTGCTTCTTGATTGTAATCCTGAATATATTGATCGGCTTCTTTCTCTTTATTGACAAGCTTGCCGATTTTTTTCAAATGATCACGCCAAGTGCCGTTATTTAAATCAAACACTTCCGTTTTGGCGATTTTCTTATATTTCGATAAATCTTGTCCAGCTAGTTCTTCATCAACGTAAATAACATCTGGTTGTAATGCAAGCAGCGACTCCATATCAGGATCGGCTGCGATACCAAGCTTCTTCGTACCACTCAGCTGCTTCTTCGCATGTGGAAGGAAATCTTTTAAATCCCCTCCTACAACAGAGCCTGCTGGCTTGATACCGAGTGCTAATAAGTCATTCGTTAAATGAATAGACAAGGAAGCAATTTTCGGTGTTCCATGATCGTTTTGAGTTGTTGTATTCTTTTTTTCCTGTTGACCACAAGCGGCAAGCAAGATAAAACAGAGCGTTAAACCAAGCACAAGTAATTTTTTCATGATGAGTTCCTCTTTCTTGTTTATTTCGTTTTTGCTAATAAATAGAGAAAATAAGGAGCGCCGATAAAAGCCACAACGACACCCGCTGGTATGGCATTTGGGGCAAAGATGGAACGTCCAATTGTATCGGCACTGACCAAAATCAACAAGCCAATCAGTGCACTAACTGGTAAAAAATATTGATGGAGTGAGCCGACAAGCCGCCTTGCCAAATGCGGAGCGACAAGTCCAATAAAACCAATACCGCCTGTCATCGAAACACTTGCACTCGCCAAACCAACAGCTAAGGTCAGCAAAAGGAGACGCTGACGCTGAACACGTACACCTACACTTGAGGCGACAGCATCTCCTAATGTCAACGCATTGAGCGTGCTTGACTGCATCAGCGTAAGCGGCACAAGGCAGACAATCCAAGGCAGAAGCGCTAACACATGAATCCAGTCTCTTCCCCAGACATTGCCGACAAGCCATCTTGAAGCAAATGTGTATGTATCTTCATCTAGCTTCAATGACAAAAATAACGTCAAAGCACTGAATCCCGCGGCAACTGCAATTCCTACTAGGATCAGCCGGATGGGAACGAGCCCTTCCTGCCGGTCATACGCCAGAAGCACGATGACCGCTGCCGCAAGAAGCCCTCCGCCAAATGTAAAGAGCGGAATAAGAAGAGAGGGATTGCCTTCTAGTGCGTGGAAATACGTCACATACACGATTAAGCCAAATGCGGCGCCTGCATTCAGTCCAATAATCCCTGGATCGGCCAGCGGGTTACGAGATAAACTTTGCAAAATGCCTCCCGCAATACCAAGACCAATTCCCGCTAGCATCGTTACCACGATTCGAGGCAGACGATAGTCAAACAGCACCGTTTCACTTTGAAAATCTCCAAAGCCGAATAACGTTTTGACGACTACAAGAGGATTTAGTTTCAGCGTACCGGTATTTAAGCTATACAGCACAACGGCCACACTTAAACAAAGCAAAACGACTGTCACAACAAGAGCCCGCTGTTTCTCTCTCATGACAGGTTCCTCCCTTCTTTTCTGGCAATATACAAGAAGAAAGGAACACCGACAAGTGCCACCATCACGCCAATGGCAAGCTCTCGCGGCGGATTAACGGTGCGGCTGGCAAGGTCAGCAAAGACAAGCAGTACCGCGCCTAATATCGCTGACATCGGAATGACGAAACGATAGTTTACACCAACCAGCTTTCGTGCGATATGCGGGATGACAAGACCGACAAACCCAATGGAGCCGACTGCTGACACAGAAACCCCTGCTAATAATACAGCAGCTACCATTCCTAGTATTCGCACTTGTCGCGTTTTCACCCCTAAATTTGCCGCTACATCTTCACCAAGCGACAGTAGCGACAGTGACCGTCCTAATAGCATCGCCCATACGATCACTACGAGAATGACCGGGGCAAGAATTGTCAGCTGCGGCCATTTCACACCTGCCACTCCGCCTGCATACCAAAACGCAAGGTCCTGACTTAAGTCAAAATAAATCGCGATTCCAGAGCTAAGTGCATGAAGCAATGCAGCCACAACGGCTCCTGCTACTGTTAAGCGCATTGGTGTCAAAACGCCACCAGCCGCACCAATCGCAAAGATCAGCAGCGTACTGAGCACTGCACCAAAAAAGGAAAACAACATAAGTGCCGAATAAGGGATGCCTGGGAAAAAAGCAAAACAAAGAGCGACCACGAACATCGCACCGCCATTGATGCCTAAAATCCCCGCATCGGCCAGCGGGTTTCTTGTAATCCCCTGCATGAGCGCACCCGCTACGGCAAATGCCGCTCCAACAAGAGCTGCTCCTAAAACACGAGGAAGTCTTAATTCATGGATGATCTGCTGCTCTGTGACATCTGACTGATAGTCAAATACAGCTGTCCAAACCGTTTGCAGAGACAATGTTTTGGCACCATATGACACAGCCAAAAACATGGCAGCTGCCAAACTAAGGACGGCGAGAAAAAATATCAAAAGGAACAGAATATATGATGATCGTTTTTGTTGAGGTGTTCGCTTATCCTGCAAAATCGGTGTCATCCTTTTCTTCATTAAAAGTCTGTTTGAAAATGAGAATCATAATCATCAAAATTATATCTGCCTGCCTCTCAAAAATCAATGTACACCTTATTTTTTAATTAATGAAGGTATGCAGATGACAGTCTTTGCTCGTTTGAAATGACCTATCATTTTTTCTCATAGTTTAATAGGAAAATAGTTGACATTCCGCCTGAATATCCTCTAAAATGACAAAAGTAAGTCAAATGTTATAAAAATATTACAAACAGATGTCAAACTGATAAAGAATGACCCGTCTTGAGAGGAGATTTGAACGTTGTGTCATTAAAGGGAAAATGGAGTATCGGCCTATTTGCACTTGCGATCGTCATTGGAGTCGTTGCTTTCTTTCAGAATCAACAAGCAAGTGGTACCGAGAAGAAAAATGTAAAGCAGGATACGAACTATAAAAACGTCGAAATCGTCACTCTCGTAAATGACGGGAAATTTATGAGATATGCAGTCAACTATCCTCTTTTTCATCAAAAAGAGCTAGATGACAAGATTCAAAGCTATGCCAATTCAGCTTTAGAGCATTTCAAAAAGACGTTTAGTGAAGCCAAGGACGTCGATGAAAACAAACGCTTTGAACTGAATATTGATTATGACATGGTGCATTATGCGAAGCAGTCGGCTGCTATTCGCTTTACGACTTATACCTATACAGGTCAACAAAATGGGACCACCAATCATCTCACGATCAACTATGATTTTCAGAAAAAAACCTTTCTTGACACAAAAGATTTATTTCTACCTAAAACCAACTTTTTGAAGAAATTATCCTACATTACATATTCGGAGCTTTTAAAGGACAAAACCTTATCTAAGGATCAGACGCTCCTTCAGAAGGGAACAGCCCCTACTGCTCAAAACTTCAGTCAATTTGCCTTGAAAGAGAAATATGTAGAATTTTATTTCCCAGCATCTCAAGTAGCCAACGAGGATCTTGGTCCCCAAACACTTGCGGTTAAAAAGACGCTGCTGAAGGATATAATGAAGCCAGAATATATGAATAAAACCAAAAATCAAAATGAAATGAAAGAACCAAATCCGAAAAGAAAAGCCGTCAAGCTGCCGCAAAAATCAAAGCTTGATCCAAATAAAAAAGCCATCGCCCTCACATTTGATGATGGTCCGAATCCAGCGACCACCTCAAAGATTTTAGAAGCACTGAAGGAAAATAAAGGACATGCGACCTTTTTCGTATTAGGCAGCAGGGTGCAGTATTATCCTAATATGCTTGCTGATATTCTAAAAGGCGGGAATGAAATCGGAAACCATTCTTACAGTCATCCTTTATTAACAAGACTGCCTTTAAAGGAGGCTGTAAAACAAGTGAAGGACACTCAGAAGCTGATTGAGAAAGCGAGCGGGTATACACCTACGCACTTTAGACCGCCATATGGTGGAACAAATCAAGACATCAATCAAGCGGTTGGGATGAAGGTCTCTTTATGGGATGTTGATCCTGAGGATTGGAAAATTCGCAACAGCCAGCAGATCACAAACCACGTTCTTTCACATGCAGCAGATGGCAAAACGGTGTTAATGCACGATATTTATGACAGCTCAGCTCAAGCAGCAGTGAAGATCATTCATGAACTCACCAAACAAGGCTATCAGCTCGTCACCGTCAGTGAGCTTGATCAATTAAAAAAAGAACGACATGAACAAGCCCCTGTGCAATAAACACAGGGGTTTTCTTTATGACTCCAAAGATTTCTTTTGTTTCAATAATGCTTGAAATGTCTCCTCCAGCTCCTGAGACGGCTCAATACTTAACCGGCTGAGCACTTCAGACAGCTGTAAATCAATTAACAGAAGCTCCTCTTCTCTTTGGGTCACAGCTGGTTTGTCGCCTTTTTGTTTATACGCTTCATATGTTCCACAAAAAGCTTCAATACGCTTTTCATGAACATGGAAAATGCGAGTCGCCACATTCTCAATCAGTCTGCGATCATGGGAAACGAACACAACCGTACCCGGGTAATCCTTCAATAGACCTTCAAGCGCTTCAACTGCCGCCAGATCTAGAAAGTTCGTCGGTTCATCCAGCATGAGAACATTGGCATCGCTGACAAGCAAGGACGCCAGCATGGTCTTCACCCTTTCTCCTCCGCTTAACACCCCGACAGGTTTATACACGTCACCCCCTCGAAACCCAAGTCTCGCTAAAACCGTTCGTACCACTGTCTCATCTTGAACTGCCTCTTTCAGCGCATTTTGTAAAATCGATTCATCTACCTTTAATCCTGAAAGATCTTGACGAAAATAGCCGAGCTTGACAGCTTCTGAGCGAGAAACTCCGGGATGTCCATTTACCAGCATTCGGAGAAATGTCGTTTTCCCGCTCCCATTCTTGCCAATGATGGCGACCTTGTCCCCGCCTCTCACTTCCACATTCGCCTGTTTCCAAAGCAATTGATCGCCCGCCTTGCCATCTACATTTTTCACTCGCAAAATGGTACGGCTCGCTACTTCCTTCATTGTATGCTGCGTCATTTGAATGGGCTGAATGTCTTTTACTTTCTCAACCTTTTCTAATTTCTCCATCCTTGTTTCAATCGATTTGGCTGTTTTTTGCAGCTT
Encoded proteins:
- a CDS encoding CpsD/CapB family tyrosine-protein kinase, encoding MIFKRKKREKRDLSCISVLDPHSVIAEQFRTIRTNIEFTSIQTRLKSILVTSSLPKEGKSFTAANLAAVFAQQKKRVLLMDADLRKPAVHEYFDLSHHTGLTNVLLNNCSLEEAILPTPIEHLELLPSGTIPPNPAELLSSSVMKQLFYEIEQQYDMVIVDSAPLLPVADAKILANRTDGSILVVLSGKTKIAAVKKSKEVLDGTTGKLLGAMLNGKKEKKGRLYMY
- the slrR gene encoding HTH-type transcriptional regulator SlrR codes for the protein MIGKVIRIYRKRKGYSIQQLAEDAHVSKSYLSKIERGVHKNPSVQFLKKVSSSLEIDLQELFDAETLMFHDSESGEHEWREHIVNAVQSGMPKEELYQLLQTYQKEQEEKTLHVTHRKLTDSNITEWKRLMSEAKAIGLSIEEVKAFLANMGERRA
- a CDS encoding glycosyltransferase family 4 protein — encoded protein: MKKKVLFCATVDYHFKAFHLPYFRWFQEQGWEVHTAANGQLELPYVDQAHSIPIQRSPFHVHNRFAYVELKKLLAKEHYDFIHCHTPMGSVIGRLAAKSTRKKGTKVLYTAHGFHFWQGAPLQNWLLYYPIERWLARHTDALITINGEDFKRADRLSKERASVYYVPGMGVDMKRFAPVTAKEKQRLRAVHGFSSEDFIVLCAGELNANKNQGMLIKACAQLYRKIPNVKIVFAGEGAMRPMYEKLVHELHLEKHVHFAGFCKQIEEWMHLSDVCVSTSLREGLGMNLLEAMSAEKPVIATENRGHCELIRHGVNGFLVKPHDVNDLAEYLHQLYHRRDQLPLMGKAGRSLAHAFAQEQTVSAMEEIYTTYMDQAEKVM
- a CDS encoding YveK family protein, translated to MNENIGFKQLFSVIKEKMALLILIVLIVTGISAYYQFYVSTPVYQATTQILVHKRSNDAQANLNDIQMNLQYTRTFQVLLKSPIVIEKVKETLNLTESAEGLKHKIATSTENESEVINISVQDEDRAKAVAIANTATEVLQEEIKKTMNMDRINVLSEAKLSNTILMNSRKFVHIVLALGASLLGGVTLIFLMNLLDDTVKRTHQIREEIGLPSLGSVYQMQADRRAKKDKQSVITGGQNIDL
- a CDS encoding glycosyltransferase family 1 protein; protein product: MSEPKRVLHIVGGMNRGGAETMIMNIYRALDRNVLQFDFITHRKDVCDYDEEIQRLGGRIFYVPSIGASSPLVFVRTLTKTIKRTGPYQAVHAHTDFQTGFSALAAKLAGVKVRICHSHNTAWKQSPNWVDHLMLKGFRRLIFAFSTKLVACGEDAGSFLFGQKKMKNRQVEVLPNGIDLSLFFQPDPEEKVKIKKQLGLQEKSMVIGHIGRFHEQKNHVFFMELAQTLKKQGVSFQLVLVGDGPLRQVVESYTEKAGLLDNIVFTGVVSDVPDYMKAFDVFVMPSLFEGLPLVLVEAQASGLPCVISDHITEEVDLGCGLVKRMSLRDSAHEWMKAVLEAYHAEPPLQETITYQLEQRGFDVKQNITRVLKGYGL
- a CDS encoding polysaccharide biosynthesis protein → MTYAQRLSIIVALDSYLILVAVFFGFQFVQEAALTVYTFEMLVISSLSLLIGHHLFSYIFHVYKQVWAYTGVRELFSLMKTFVCSFLFSMAMLYLFVQTWPFRFLFIVWLFHVLFIGASRMASRLLHDGAKRLQVEKERALIIGAGSAGTIIVRQLQQSSDVHIEPVAFIDDDKTKHRLEIMGLPVLGGKEQIQTAVVMMDIQKIIIAIPSKSSHTLKGLYKECVATGVKTQIMPEMEQILKGTHALNQLRDVQPEDLLGREPIQLDSSRLSVHLKGKTIMVTGAGGSIGSEICRQICVFAPQAIVLVGHGEFSIHSILLELKEMYGDTISLYPQIADIQDKQKMSEIVGQFQPDMIYHAAAHKHVPLMEISPKEAVKNNIIGTKNVAEAAHEHGIETFVLISSDKAVNPANVMGATKRFAEMLIMQMGASSDTKFVAVRFGNVLGSRGSVIPIFKKQIEQGGPVTVTHPAMTRYFMTIPEASRLVIQAGALAEGRQIFVLDMGEPVKIVDLAENLIHLSGYTTDQIPITFTGIRPGEKMYEELLNQHEKAQEQIFPKIHIGHALDGDPYVLNRFIHEFDMMSEEQMREALFAAIESDDLLSEQMKREGEALADEEKSLVLRNG
- a CDS encoding iron-hydroxamate ABC transporter substrate-binding protein, which encodes MMKKLLVLGLTLCFILLAACGQQEKKNTTTQNDHGTPKIASLSIHLTNDLLALGIKPAGSVVGGDLKDFLPHAKKQLSGTKKLGIAADPDMESLLALQPDVIYVDEELAGQDLSKYKKIAKTEVFDLNNGTWRDHLKKIGKLVNKEKEADQYIQDYNQEAKEVKSLIKQKIGNGKVMAIRVTAKELRVFSMKRPMGPILYEDLGLTPVDGVKKLDSKRPFEVISQEVLPDYDADAIFVVVNRDDKAQQAFKQLEKTPIWKGLKAVKNNQVYPIADQPWLDYSALGNKMALDEAKEMFSTSK
- a CDS encoding glycosyltransferase family 2 protein produces the protein MHKPKVSIIMGVYNCQDTVEESIESILHQTYDNWEFIICDDASTDGTYEKVLSYTKREPERIRLIRNEHNQRLAASLNRCLAEARGDLIARQDGDDISVLDRLEKQVHFLESHPEYDVVGTAMTVFDESGTKGVRALISEPDRKVLARGTPFCHGTIMMRAAAYKALNGYRSVKTTRRMEDIDLWIRFFATGRKGFNLQEPLYLVREDEAAFQRRRFQYSIDNAWLVLKACWLLKLPPVHYLFALKPVIRACLSPKIMKFYHQRKLEASLLKRRTIRDE
- a CDS encoding phage holin, translating into MEVQKISAGTIARLVLLLLALVNSALTAAGKSPIPIDEEGIQQFITLVFLGITSLWAYWKNNDITKKARTKKAE